TGGCCGCCCACGAGCGATCTAAAGCGAAAAACCGACCGTTCCGATATTCGTGGGCCAACGCCACGGTGATTGCCCCGGACCCGACCCCCAGCTCAAGTGTGCGGGCCGAATCGCCAAAGCCTCGGTCCGTCAGTACCGAGACCGCCGTTTCCACCAGGCATTCCGTATCCGGCCTTGGAATCAGGACATCCGGGGTGACCTCGAACGGCAGGGACCAGAATTCCTTGATGCCGGTGATGTACGCAATCGGTTCGTGGGCGGCCCTGCGCCGGATGAGCCCTTTAAAGATCGACAATTCGTTCCCATCGAGCGGTTGATCGTGGCGGATGTACAAATCGATGCGCTGACACTTCAGAGCCTTGGCCAACAAGAGCTCTGCGTCGATCCGAGCAGTGTCCAGGTGATGTCGCTTGAAGAAATCGACGGTCCAGTGGAGGGTTTTTAAAATGGTCCACGGCTCGGTGTCGGAGGGGCTGTCACTGGGCATGCTGCAGGGCTTGGCTTTGATAATAGGTGACCAGGGCATCGATGATCTCATCCAGGTCGCCCTGAAGGATCATTTCCAGCTTGTAAAGCGTCAACCCAATCCGATGGTCGGTCACGCGCCCCTGGGGAAAATTATAGGTTCGGATGCGCTCGCTTCGATCGCCGCTGCCGACCTGGCTCTTGCGTTCCTCGTAGCGTTTGGCGTCCTGTTCCTGCGTCATTTTGTCCAGCAATCGCGAACGCAGCACCTTCATGGCTTTGGCCTTGTTCTTGTGCTGGGATTTTTCATCCTGGCAGCTGACCACCAGGCCGCTGGGCAGATGGGTGATGCGCACCGCCGAATCGGTCGTGTTGACCGACTGACCACCGGGTCCGGACGAGCGAAACACGTCGATTCGCAATTCACTGGGATCGATATCCACCTCGACCTCCTCGGCCTCCGGCAAAACGGCCACGGTGACCGCCGACGTATGAATCCGTCCCTGTGTCTCGGTCGTCGGTACGCGCTGCACACGATGGGTGCCGCTCTCGTATTTCAGCCGGCTGTAGGCCCCCTTGCCTTTCACCAGGACGATAATCTCTTTCAATCCGCCCACACCGGTGGTGTGGTGGTCGAGAACCTCCAGTTTCCACCCCAGCGACTCGGCGTATCGACTGTACATCTTGTATAGATCACCGGCGAAAAGACCGGCCTCGTCCCCTCCGGTGCCCGCCCGGATTTCGAGCAACACGTTCTTTTCATCCAACGGATCTTTGGGAATAAGGAGCTTTTTCAGTTCATCCTCGAGCTCCTCTTTGCGTTGATTCAGGCGATCGACCTCTTCCCTGGCCAGGTTCTTGATTTCGGGATCGCTGTCCTTCAAGAGCTCCAGGCTCTCGTCCAACTCCTGATCCACCTGCTGATAGGTCCGAAAGGCCGCGACGATATCGGAAATTTCCGAATGCTCGCGAGCGTACCGTTGATACGCGGCACGATCCTGCAGCACAGCCGGATCACTCAGCATCGCTTCCAACTGAAGAAACCGGTCTTCGACACCTTTTAATTTGTTATACATATCATCCTGACAACAGCTATGATTCTATTCGTTCAGTCCCTGCCGGCGCCAAATCGGCGCAGCGCCTTTCTCTGCGCCCTCCGCGCCTCTGCGGTGAAACACAAGAGCCTTTGCAGGACCCTCGACTTCAGCCTGACAACGGAAGAGGCCAAAACGCATCAAGCTGCCACCACGAGGGTCGACAGCTTGAAAACGATTCTCTGGACGCACCAGAATGAAGGGCGCTATTGCTCTTTCTGGAATTTCGCGTATTTTTTGCGAAACCGCTCGATACGGCCGGCCGTATCCACCAGTTTCTGCTTTCCAGTGAAAAACGGGTGGCAATGGGAACAAATTTCAACCGATATCTCTTTTTTGGTGGAGCCGACGGTAAAGGTGTTCCCGCAAGCGCACTTGATGGTCGCTTCTGCGTATTCTGGATGAATATCGGATTTCATAATAATTACAACCCCCTACAATCAATTAGGCATTCATTGAATCTAAAAACTCTTTATTATCTCTGGTTCCTTGCATTTTATCAAGAACAAATTCCAGTGCATCGGCAGGATTGAGCGAAGCCAGCAATTTTCTCAAGATCCAGACTCGATTGAGGGTTTGCTCATCGAGCAGCAACTCCTCCTTGCGGGTACCCGACTTTTTGATGTCGATGGCCGGGAAGATACGTTTGTCCGCAAGCCGTCTATCCAGCTGAATTTCCATGTTGCCCGTACCC
This Desulfatitalea tepidiphila DNA region includes the following protein-coding sequences:
- the prmC gene encoding peptide chain release factor N(5)-glutamine methyltransferase, with amino-acid sequence MPWSPIIKAKPCSMPSDSPSDTEPWTILKTLHWTVDFFKRHHLDTARIDAELLLAKALKCQRIDLYIRHDQPLDGNELSIFKGLIRRRAAHEPIAYITGIKEFWSLPFEVTPDVLIPRPDTECLVETAVSVLTDRGFGDSARTLELGVGSGAITVALAHEYRNGRFFALDRSWAAICLAKKNAGRNLGDHRIHFFAGDWMDALSADRALFDMIISNPPYIPTADIATLSEDIRRFEPVAALDGGPDGLDAIRRILETAHLHLRPGGALLLEMGSDQRAAIEKYIDRLGHYSSVAFYKDYGGHDRVVLARK
- the rpmE gene encoding 50S ribosomal protein L31 encodes the protein MKSDIHPEYAEATIKCACGNTFTVGSTKKEISVEICSHCHPFFTGKQKLVDTAGRIERFRKKYAKFQKEQ
- the prfA gene encoding peptide chain release factor 1; the protein is MYNKLKGVEDRFLQLEAMLSDPAVLQDRAAYQRYAREHSEISDIVAAFRTYQQVDQELDESLELLKDSDPEIKNLAREEVDRLNQRKEELEDELKKLLIPKDPLDEKNVLLEIRAGTGGDEAGLFAGDLYKMYSRYAESLGWKLEVLDHHTTGVGGLKEIIVLVKGKGAYSRLKYESGTHRVQRVPTTETQGRIHTSAVTVAVLPEAEEVEVDIDPSELRIDVFRSSGPGGQSVNTTDSAVRITHLPSGLVVSCQDEKSQHKNKAKAMKVLRSRLLDKMTQEQDAKRYEERKSQVGSGDRSERIRTYNFPQGRVTDHRIGLTLYKLEMILQGDLDEIIDALVTYYQSQALQHAQ